Proteins encoded in a region of the Magallana gigas chromosome 8, xbMagGiga1.1, whole genome shotgun sequence genome:
- the LOC105330678 gene encoding stimulator of interferon genes protein-like isoform X3 — MSQFKNSCNDTPVTSLTMSVPVLRHPHVYHAFISYCADADTSHARTILDSVESRGFTCCFAERDFLPGECTSDVVVDAIHCSKNVILVISPASLQSEWSKFEMLMAVDDSHQRNNVCLVPVLLGGVKVDDLPPPLRPLTCIELMDDFRNTDDIIQAISKPEDTWESLLPVGNLAHGFAWGYYYGYLKIILPDLDKTVRQWRRVNNAEGRMSEKLFLFFPQSCRCRDSIADESSLIKHRGHLPIITKDRAGIIERQYKNTIYSVTDDNGEDYFFAGEYIGVIHTMFEMEQNATTGLQTREKYVQSMRFYLTLKRILDTDPECSKKCKIVFYKDVNNSSDAMPRLICNEIKNQLRKESSDDTTVCMTPFNSPFPSISSPDFARCSLKS, encoded by the exons ATGTCACAATTCAAAAACAGTTGCAatg ATACGCCTGTGACGTCACTGACCATGTCTGTACCGGTCTTACGTCATCCCCACGTGTACCACGCCTTCATTTCCTACTGCGCAGACGCAGACACCAGTCACGCTCGAACGATTCTGGACTCCGTGGAGAGCCGTGGTTTTACCTGCTGTTTTGCAGAGAGAGATTTTCTTCCGGGAGAATGCACGTCTGATGTAGTTGTTGACGCTATCCATTG ttcGAAAAATGTAATTCTAGTAATCTCCCCGGCCTCGTTACAAAGTGAGTGGAGCAAGTTTGAAATGCTGATGGCCGTGGATGACTCGCACCAACGTAACAACGTCTGCCTCGTTCCCGTATTACTGGGCGGGGTCAAGGTCGACGATCTCCCGCCACCACTTCGACCTTTGACCTGCATAGAACTCATGGACGACTTTAGGAACACAGATGATATCATTCAGGCCATCAGTA AACCAGAGGATACCTGGGAAAGTCTATTACCTGTTGGTAACCTGGCTCACGGTTTTGCTTGGGGATACTATTATGGCTACCTCAAGATCATTTTACCAG ACTTAGATAAGACAGTGAGACAATGGCGAAGAGTGAACAACGCAGAAGGAAGGATGAGTGAGAAGCTATTTCTTTTCTTCCCCCAGAGCTGCCGATGTCGAGACTCTATAGCAGACGAGAGTTCCCTCATCAAACATCGAGGCCATCTGCCGATCATTACCAAAGACAGAGCCGGCATCATAGAACGTCAGTACAAGAACACTATATATAGCGTGACGGACGACAATGGCGAG GACTACTTTTTTGCCGGAGAGTACATTGGAGTGATTCATACGATGTTTGAAATGGAACAGAATGCTACTACGGGACTGCAGACGCGAGAGAAATACGTGCAATCCATGAGGTTCTACCTGACGCTCAAACGCATCTTGGACACGGATCCAGAATGCtcgaaaaaatgtaaaattgtgttttacAAAG ATGTCAATAATAGTTCCGACGCCATGCCCAGACTAATCTGCAATGAAATAAAGAACCAGCTACGGAAAGAGTCGTCAGACGACACGACAGTGTGTATGACGCCATTTAACAGCCCCTTCCCGTCCATTAGTTCACCCGATTTCGCGCGGTGTTCTCTAAAAAGCTAA
- the LOC105330678 gene encoding stimulator of interferon genes protein-like isoform X1, which produces MRINSTQFEKHCRVYLDTELSGISEFKFSAPDTPVTSLTMSVPVLRHPHVYHAFISYCADADTSHARTILDSVESRGFTCCFAERDFLPGECTSDVVVDAIHCSKNVILVISPASLQSEWSKFEMLMAVDDSHQRNNVCLVPVLLGGVKVDDLPPPLRPLTCIELMDDFRNTDDIIQAISKPEDTWESLLPVGNLAHGFAWGYYYGYLKIILPDLDKTVRQWRRVNNAEGRMSEKLFLFFPQSCRCRDSIADESSLIKHRGHLPIITKDRAGIIERQYKNTIYSVTDDNGEDYFFAGEYIGVIHTMFEMEQNATTGLQTREKYVQSMRFYLTLKRILDTDPECSKKCKIVFYKDVNNSSDAMPRLICNEIKNQLRKESSDDTTVCMTPFNSPFPSISSPDFARCSLKS; this is translated from the exons ATGAGAATCAATTCAACACAATTTGAAAAACATTGTCGAGTTTATTTGGATACAGAACTTTCTGGAATTTCGGAGTTTAAATTCTCTGCTCCAG ATACGCCTGTGACGTCACTGACCATGTCTGTACCGGTCTTACGTCATCCCCACGTGTACCACGCCTTCATTTCCTACTGCGCAGACGCAGACACCAGTCACGCTCGAACGATTCTGGACTCCGTGGAGAGCCGTGGTTTTACCTGCTGTTTTGCAGAGAGAGATTTTCTTCCGGGAGAATGCACGTCTGATGTAGTTGTTGACGCTATCCATTG ttcGAAAAATGTAATTCTAGTAATCTCCCCGGCCTCGTTACAAAGTGAGTGGAGCAAGTTTGAAATGCTGATGGCCGTGGATGACTCGCACCAACGTAACAACGTCTGCCTCGTTCCCGTATTACTGGGCGGGGTCAAGGTCGACGATCTCCCGCCACCACTTCGACCTTTGACCTGCATAGAACTCATGGACGACTTTAGGAACACAGATGATATCATTCAGGCCATCAGTA AACCAGAGGATACCTGGGAAAGTCTATTACCTGTTGGTAACCTGGCTCACGGTTTTGCTTGGGGATACTATTATGGCTACCTCAAGATCATTTTACCAG ACTTAGATAAGACAGTGAGACAATGGCGAAGAGTGAACAACGCAGAAGGAAGGATGAGTGAGAAGCTATTTCTTTTCTTCCCCCAGAGCTGCCGATGTCGAGACTCTATAGCAGACGAGAGTTCCCTCATCAAACATCGAGGCCATCTGCCGATCATTACCAAAGACAGAGCCGGCATCATAGAACGTCAGTACAAGAACACTATATATAGCGTGACGGACGACAATGGCGAG GACTACTTTTTTGCCGGAGAGTACATTGGAGTGATTCATACGATGTTTGAAATGGAACAGAATGCTACTACGGGACTGCAGACGCGAGAGAAATACGTGCAATCCATGAGGTTCTACCTGACGCTCAAACGCATCTTGGACACGGATCCAGAATGCtcgaaaaaatgtaaaattgtgttttacAAAG ATGTCAATAATAGTTCCGACGCCATGCCCAGACTAATCTGCAATGAAATAAAGAACCAGCTACGGAAAGAGTCGTCAGACGACACGACAGTGTGTATGACGCCATTTAACAGCCCCTTCCCGTCCATTAGTTCACCCGATTTCGCGCGGTGTTCTCTAAAAAGCTAA
- the LOC105330678 gene encoding stimulator of interferon genes protein-like isoform X2, with amino-acid sequence MEKNGAHSFLSDTPVTSLTMSVPVLRHPHVYHAFISYCADADTSHARTILDSVESRGFTCCFAERDFLPGECTSDVVVDAIHCSKNVILVISPASLQSEWSKFEMLMAVDDSHQRNNVCLVPVLLGGVKVDDLPPPLRPLTCIELMDDFRNTDDIIQAISKPEDTWESLLPVGNLAHGFAWGYYYGYLKIILPDLDKTVRQWRRVNNAEGRMSEKLFLFFPQSCRCRDSIADESSLIKHRGHLPIITKDRAGIIERQYKNTIYSVTDDNGEDYFFAGEYIGVIHTMFEMEQNATTGLQTREKYVQSMRFYLTLKRILDTDPECSKKCKIVFYKDVNNSSDAMPRLICNEIKNQLRKESSDDTTVCMTPFNSPFPSISSPDFARCSLKS; translated from the exons ATGGAGAAAAATGGCGCACACAGTTTTTTATCAG ATACGCCTGTGACGTCACTGACCATGTCTGTACCGGTCTTACGTCATCCCCACGTGTACCACGCCTTCATTTCCTACTGCGCAGACGCAGACACCAGTCACGCTCGAACGATTCTGGACTCCGTGGAGAGCCGTGGTTTTACCTGCTGTTTTGCAGAGAGAGATTTTCTTCCGGGAGAATGCACGTCTGATGTAGTTGTTGACGCTATCCATTG ttcGAAAAATGTAATTCTAGTAATCTCCCCGGCCTCGTTACAAAGTGAGTGGAGCAAGTTTGAAATGCTGATGGCCGTGGATGACTCGCACCAACGTAACAACGTCTGCCTCGTTCCCGTATTACTGGGCGGGGTCAAGGTCGACGATCTCCCGCCACCACTTCGACCTTTGACCTGCATAGAACTCATGGACGACTTTAGGAACACAGATGATATCATTCAGGCCATCAGTA AACCAGAGGATACCTGGGAAAGTCTATTACCTGTTGGTAACCTGGCTCACGGTTTTGCTTGGGGATACTATTATGGCTACCTCAAGATCATTTTACCAG ACTTAGATAAGACAGTGAGACAATGGCGAAGAGTGAACAACGCAGAAGGAAGGATGAGTGAGAAGCTATTTCTTTTCTTCCCCCAGAGCTGCCGATGTCGAGACTCTATAGCAGACGAGAGTTCCCTCATCAAACATCGAGGCCATCTGCCGATCATTACCAAAGACAGAGCCGGCATCATAGAACGTCAGTACAAGAACACTATATATAGCGTGACGGACGACAATGGCGAG GACTACTTTTTTGCCGGAGAGTACATTGGAGTGATTCATACGATGTTTGAAATGGAACAGAATGCTACTACGGGACTGCAGACGCGAGAGAAATACGTGCAATCCATGAGGTTCTACCTGACGCTCAAACGCATCTTGGACACGGATCCAGAATGCtcgaaaaaatgtaaaattgtgttttacAAAG ATGTCAATAATAGTTCCGACGCCATGCCCAGACTAATCTGCAATGAAATAAAGAACCAGCTACGGAAAGAGTCGTCAGACGACACGACAGTGTGTATGACGCCATTTAACAGCCCCTTCCCGTCCATTAGTTCACCCGATTTCGCGCGGTGTTCTCTAAAAAGCTAA
- the LOC105330678 gene encoding stimulator of interferon genes protein-like isoform X4, whose protein sequence is MSVPVLRHPHVYHAFISYCADADTSHARTILDSVESRGFTCCFAERDFLPGECTSDVVVDAIHCSKNVILVISPASLQSEWSKFEMLMAVDDSHQRNNVCLVPVLLGGVKVDDLPPPLRPLTCIELMDDFRNTDDIIQAISKPEDTWESLLPVGNLAHGFAWGYYYGYLKIILPDLDKTVRQWRRVNNAEGRMSEKLFLFFPQSCRCRDSIADESSLIKHRGHLPIITKDRAGIIERQYKNTIYSVTDDNGEDYFFAGEYIGVIHTMFEMEQNATTGLQTREKYVQSMRFYLTLKRILDTDPECSKKCKIVFYKDVNNSSDAMPRLICNEIKNQLRKESSDDTTVCMTPFNSPFPSISSPDFARCSLKS, encoded by the exons ATGTCTGTACCGGTCTTACGTCATCCCCACGTGTACCACGCCTTCATTTCCTACTGCGCAGACGCAGACACCAGTCACGCTCGAACGATTCTGGACTCCGTGGAGAGCCGTGGTTTTACCTGCTGTTTTGCAGAGAGAGATTTTCTTCCGGGAGAATGCACGTCTGATGTAGTTGTTGACGCTATCCATTG ttcGAAAAATGTAATTCTAGTAATCTCCCCGGCCTCGTTACAAAGTGAGTGGAGCAAGTTTGAAATGCTGATGGCCGTGGATGACTCGCACCAACGTAACAACGTCTGCCTCGTTCCCGTATTACTGGGCGGGGTCAAGGTCGACGATCTCCCGCCACCACTTCGACCTTTGACCTGCATAGAACTCATGGACGACTTTAGGAACACAGATGATATCATTCAGGCCATCAGTA AACCAGAGGATACCTGGGAAAGTCTATTACCTGTTGGTAACCTGGCTCACGGTTTTGCTTGGGGATACTATTATGGCTACCTCAAGATCATTTTACCAG ACTTAGATAAGACAGTGAGACAATGGCGAAGAGTGAACAACGCAGAAGGAAGGATGAGTGAGAAGCTATTTCTTTTCTTCCCCCAGAGCTGCCGATGTCGAGACTCTATAGCAGACGAGAGTTCCCTCATCAAACATCGAGGCCATCTGCCGATCATTACCAAAGACAGAGCCGGCATCATAGAACGTCAGTACAAGAACACTATATATAGCGTGACGGACGACAATGGCGAG GACTACTTTTTTGCCGGAGAGTACATTGGAGTGATTCATACGATGTTTGAAATGGAACAGAATGCTACTACGGGACTGCAGACGCGAGAGAAATACGTGCAATCCATGAGGTTCTACCTGACGCTCAAACGCATCTTGGACACGGATCCAGAATGCtcgaaaaaatgtaaaattgtgttttacAAAG ATGTCAATAATAGTTCCGACGCCATGCCCAGACTAATCTGCAATGAAATAAAGAACCAGCTACGGAAAGAGTCGTCAGACGACACGACAGTGTGTATGACGCCATTTAACAGCCCCTTCCCGTCCATTAGTTCACCCGATTTCGCGCGGTGTTCTCTAAAAAGCTAA
- the LOC117690054 gene encoding uncharacterized protein has protein sequence MTSLINSSVRQDMESAPTLRRSASVSRQLSTMAGRGRLLKLPIILVSVSLGILCGHLLFRISGSRSDSRSRESGLRLRETPERDSDSSFHQPPAEREGISIKKDMSIQFRTHQSKNYFINVGGTYPKSLEIFLQTYPASELFSLVSFIPDETYAPFYDAFDDHQLISPAWISASEEKEEQVPLQPFGEDEAMVNVPVVDLAAWLQNNTHPDDFVIVKMDIPEDEEEALMTKLVHTEAVEWIDKYYTTFPENQHHKLQTISEVYGLQIFGWDEVNETFSDFNDVNPVKVPPGAGFVKRDCRSSNSSDMFALFLYVKDLSVKSLRALKMLAAYNSDTEERLDVGVFLPYDLIVTYGDLAEDLFLKFQGGLYLEVEKYRNKTSNQLRNSVTRISNICAKFQTPMILQYILFSEQNEDISNSIISLRHQTVFYKLDDVASLMSYPFEDSMAGFKPKSGTIYSLSVEENDNEKLAVYLLKHCEEQLISLIKCAIP, from the coding sequence ATGACAAGCCTGATAAATAGTTCTGTAAGACAAGATATGGAAAGTGCACCAACATTAAGGAGATCAGCCTCTGTCTCGCGACAGCTGTCCACAATGGCGGGTAGAGGCAGACTCTTAAAATTACCCATAATCCTCGTATCAGTTTCTCTTGGGATATTGTGTGGACACTTACTATTCCGGATTTCTGGTTCTCGATCGGACTCGAGGTCACGTGAGAGTGGTCTCAGACTACGTGAAACGCCAGAGAGAGACTCGGATTCTTCCTTTCATCAGCCACCAGCCGAAAGAGAGGGCATCAGTATTAAAAAAGATATGAGCATACAGTTCCGGACACACCAGTCCAAGAATTATTTCATCAACGTCGGAGGAACGTATCCAAAGAGCCTAGAAATATTTCTACAGACTTATCCGGCATCCGAACTTTTTTCTCTTGTGTCTTTTATACCGGATGAGACGTACGCGCCATTTTACGATGCGTTTGACGACCATCAGTTAATCAGCCCGGCGTGGATTAGCGCAAGCGAGGAAAAGGAAGAGCAGGTTCCACTCCAACCGTTTGGAGAAGATGAAGCCATGGTTAATGTACCCGTGGTTGACCTAGCAGCATGGCTTCAAAACAATACTCACCCAGACGACTTTGTAATCGTGAAAATGGATATTCCTGAGGACGAAGAAGAGGCTCTGATGACGAAGCTGGTTCACACCGAAGCCGTGGAGTGGATCGACAAATATTACACTACATTTCCCGAGAATCAGCACCACAAGCTGCAGACCATCTCCGAGGTGTACGGGCTTCAGATCTTCGGCTGGGATGAGGTGAACGAGACTTTCAGTGATTTTAATGACGTCAACCCGGTGAAAGTTCCGCCCGGGGCGGGTTTTGTGAAGAGGGATTGTAGATCCTCGAACTCCTCGGACATGTTCGCTTTGTTCCTGTATGTTAAAGATTTGTCAGTGAAGTCTTTACGCGCTCTGAAGATGCTGGCGGCCTATAACAGTGATACAGAAGAAAGACTGGATGTCGGAGTTTTTCTGCCGTATGATTTGATTGTGACGTATGGCGATTTAGCAGAGgacctttttttaaagttccaAGGGGGTCTCTACTTAGAAGTAGAAAAATATCGGAACAAGACGAGCAACCAGCTGAGGAATTCCGTTACCAGGATCTCGAACATATGTGCAAAATTTCAAACCCCGATGATTTTGCAGTACATATTGTTTTCTGAACAAAACGAAGACATTTCtaattctatcatttcattacGCCATCAAACCGTGTTTTATAAGCTTGATGACGTGGCATCACTGATGTCATATCCGTTTGAAGATTCGATGGCTGGATTCAAACCGAAATCTGGAACAATTTATTCACTAAGTGTTGaagaaaatgataatgaaaaacttGCTGTGTATTTATTGAAACATTGCGAAGAACAATTGATTTCACTCATAAAATGTGCTATTCCGTGA